Within the Chromobacterium paludis genome, the region GTTGGCTGGCCGTGCACGCCGTTTTGTCGCGCGGGCCGATCATCACCATTGCCTTCCAGAACGCAGAAGGCATAGAGGCGGGCAAGACCCGCATCAAGTACAAGGACGTGGAGATAGGCGAGGTGACCTCGGTCGCGCTGAGCCCCAACCGCCAGTCCATCATCGCCACCGCGCAATTGAGCCAGCAGGCGGCGGACTACCTGGCCGAAGACAGCCGTTTCTGGGTGGTGCGGCCGCGCATCTCGGGCGGCGGCGTCACCGGGCTGGGCACCGTGCTGTCTGGCTCCTACATCGGCATGGACATAGGCAAGAGCGCGGCGCGCAAGACGGACTTCGTCGGCCTGGAGAACCCGCCCATCATCAATGCCGACCTGCCGGGCCATACCTTCTTCCTGCGCGCGGACAATCTGGGATCGCTCAATACGGGGTCTCCGGTCTACTTCCGCCGCGTGCCGGTGGGGCAGGTGACAGGTTATGAGCTGGATCCCAAGGGCGGTTTCGTGCGGGTGAGCATTTTCATCGGCGCGCCATATGACAGGTTTGTCACCGCCAACAGCCGCTTCTGGCACGCCAGCGGCGTGGATGTGTCGCTGAGCGCGGACGGGCTCAATGTCAGCACCCAGTCGCTGGCGGCCATCGCGCTGGGCGGCATCGCCTTTGAAACGCCGCTGACCGACAACGGCGGCGTGCCCCTGTCGGACCGCAACTTCATCCTGCACGCCACGCGTGAGAAGGCGCTGCAGAACCCGGACCGTGAAATGCAGCCATTCCGCCTGCGCTTCCATCAGTCCTTGCGGGGCCTCAGCGTGGGCGCGCCCGTGGACTTTCGCGGCATTCCCATCGGCGAGGTGACGGCGATAGGCGTGGAGTACGTGCCGGAGCGCAAGGATTTCGACATGACGGTGGACATCCGCACCTATCCCAGCCGCCTGGACACGCTGTCGCGCAGCGGCCATATCTCCGGCAAGCTGTCTCCGCAACTCTTGATCGCCAACGGCATGCGCGCCCAGCTGCGCGCCGGCAACCTGCTGACCGGGCAGCTCTACGTGGCGCTCGACTTCTTCCGCGACGCGCCGCCGGCCAAGCTGATCGTGCGCAACGGCCTGCCGGAGCTGCCCACCATACCGGGCGACCTCGAGGAGTTGCAGCGCGTGTTGCAACGCATTGTGAAACGGCTGGATGCCATTCCGTTCGATGGCATAGGCAAGGAGGCCAGCGCCTCGCTGAAGTCTTTGCAGCAGACCCTGGACAGCGTGAAGCAGCTTAGCGACGGCCTGAATCAGCAAACCGTGCCGCAGGCAGGCAAAACGCTGGAGCAACTGCAGCAGACGCTGGAGGCGACGCGGCAAGCCATGAAAGCCGACTCGCCGCTGCAGCAGGATGTGCGCGCCGCGGCGCAGGAGGTGAAGGAAACCGCGCGCAGCTTCCGCGCGCTGGCCGATTACCTGGATCGCCACCCCGAGGCGCTGGTGCGCGGCAAGGAGAAACAGCCATGATCAAACACTGGATGTCGGCCGCGCTGCTGGCCGCGGGGCTGATGGGCTGCGCGTCGCCGCCGGCCCGCTTTTACGGCCTGGATGCGCCGGCGCTGTCGCCGGCGGCGGTCCAGTTCGGCAAGCGCGTGATGGTGGGGCCTGTCTCATTGCCGGCGGCGCTGGACCGGCCGCAGCTGGTGCTGGACGACGGCAATGGCGAATTGCGGCTGCAAGAATATGCGCGCTGGAGCGCGCCCTTGGACCGCCTGCTGGCGCAGAATCTGGCTGCCGGCGTGTCCCGGGCCGGCGGCGTGGCCAGCGTCTATGCCTACCCTCAGCCGGGCATGGATGGCGGCGACTTGCGCTACACGCTGGATGTGCGCCGCTTGAGTTTGCGCCCCGGGCGCGGCGTGGGCATGGATGCGGTATGGCAACTGCTGCGGACGGCGGACGGCGCGGTGCTGGCGTCGGGCGCGTTTAGCCGCGACAGCGCCGTTTCCCGCCCGGATGCGGCCGCCCTGCTGACGGCTTGCCAGGGCATGCTGGCCGAGCTGGCGGCTGAAATGGCCTTGCCTTTGCGCCAGCATCCGCAGTGGTGGCAGCGGGATGCGGCGCAGCCGGCGGCGCAAAAATAGTCGTCCCTACGCGCGGATGCCGTTCGCGCCAGCCTCGCGCGGCATGGGTGGGCGCGCGGAATCCGCTGCGCGGGGCGCTTGGGAGCGCCAGCCGGCCGCGCGCGTTGCCGGGCGGCGTTTGCCCTGGTTTCGCACGGGCATTGCGGCGTGGCTTGCCGATCAGCGCGCGCCGCGGCTTTGTGATATGCTTGCGCGCCCAACTCAGCCGTGACCCGTCACCCATCAATGAAAGACCCTTGCGATCACTACACCTTCGACCTGATAGGCGGCGTCCAGAAGAAGCCGGGGCGCAAGCCGCTTGGCGCGCGCGCGATGACGGTGGCGGAGCGCAAGCGCCGCAGCAGGGAGCTGCGGCGCAATCGCCTGCAGGAGCTGTCCGTGACGGTGGAGCTGAGCCGCGAGGCGCAGAAGTCGCTGAGCAAGATGATAGAGTGGTGGGGCGTCAGCAAGAAAGAGGCGATCAATCGCGCCCTGGTAATCGCCTGCCAATCCCAGATGGGCCGCACCGCCAATCTGTTCGGTTTCGAGGCCGCGCCGGAGACGGCGGCCGCGCGCAAGAAAAAAGACGCCTGACGGCGCCCTCATGCAGGCCAGCGCTCTGCTGGCCATCCCAACTAGCTAGCTTAACCGTATCGCTTCATGGCCTCGATGGCGAGGCCGCTGCCAATGCTGCCAAACAGATTGCCTTCCACATGGTGAGCATTGGGCAGCAGCGCGCGCACGCCTGCGCGCAAGGCCGGCACGCCGCTGGAGCCGCCGGTGAAGAACACGGTGTCAACCCGTTCCGCCTGCAGGCCGGCATCGTCCAGTAGCCGGCATACGGTGGTGGCGACGCGATCCAACAGGCTGGCGATGCTGCCTTCGAAGTCTACCCGGGCCAGGTCGCAATGCAGGCCGCGCTCGATCGGGTCCATCAGCAGGCGGTGGCTGTCCTGATCGGACAGCGCGATCTTGGCCGCCTCCACCTCCATGGCCAGCCAGTGGCCGGCGCGCTCCTGGATCAGCTTGAACAGACGGTCCAGCTTTTGCGGCTCGGCCGCGTCGCGATGAACGTCCTGCAGGTCCATCCAGGCCTTGCGCGTGTAAGCGAAGTTGATGGTGTGCCAGGTGGCCAGGTTGAAGTATTGGCTGGATGGCATCTCGGCATTATTGCGCAGCCGGGTCTTGAAGCCGAACAGCGGCATGACGCCATGCAAGCTCAGCTGGCGGTCGAAGTCCGTGCCGCCGATGTGCACGCCGCCGGTGGCCAGGATGTCATCGCGGCGCTCGCCATGCGCGCGGCGCTCCGGCGACAGCCGGATCAGGGTGAAGTCCGAGGTGCCGCCGCCGATGTCCACGATCAGCACCAACTCTTCCTTCTGGATGGACGATTCATAATCGAAGGCCGCCGCGATCGGCTCCAGCTGGAAGGAAATCTCCTTGAAGCCGGCCTCCCGGGCGATGGCGGCCAGCGTATCCTCGGCCAGCTGATCCGCCTGGGGGTTGTCGTCGACGAAATATACCGGGCGCCCCAGCACCACATGGTCAAAGCCGCGTCCGGCCGCCTTCTCGGCGCGCTGCTTCAACTCCTGGATGAACAGTTTCAGCAGGTAGCGGAAGGGCAGCGCCTTGCCCTGGACCTCGGTTTGGCTATCCATCAGGCTGGAGCCAAGCAGGCTTTTGAGCGAGCGCATCAGGCGGCCCTCGTACCCATCCATATACTCTGCCAGCGCGGCGCGGCCATAGCTGGCATGGTCTTCCTCGTAATTGAAGAATACGACCGAGGGCAAGGTGATCTTCCCGTCTTCCAGTTGCAGCAGCGTGTCATGGCCGGGGCGCAGCCAGCCGGCGGTGGAGTTGGAGGTGCCAAAGTCGATACCGCAGGCGCGGGAGGCGGTTTGGACTGTCATTCTGGCATCTCCTTGAAATTTAAAGAGGCGCGATGGTACGCGGAATGCGGCGGAAAGGGAAGAGCGGAGCGCCATCCCACATGCCGACCGCATTGCCGCGGGCGGGCGGCGTGAGGCATGGGGGCGATGAGGGGACGCCGATTGTGCGGCCAAGCTGCCAGCGGCTGCTTGGCCGGTGGCTGATTGGTGAAAACGCCACATGCGCAGGTCGAAACTTGAGTTGCATCAACGATAAATGACCTCGACATTTCCCGCGAGAAGCCATTGCGCATAATAAGGTGTGCCAAAAATACATTAATTGCGCCACCGGGCGCGGGTTGCAACTAAAGGAGCGTGACGATGGGCCAGAAACGGAGCGGGAAATGGGCGTTATGCGGCGTGTTGGCGGGGCTGATGGCGGGAGGGCATGCTGCAGCGGCGTTTGCTGAAGGCAAGGACTTGCCCATCGTGCATGAAACGCTGGTGGCGCCGCCGAATCTGCCGCCGCCGATCACGCGCATGGCGCCGGCCAAAGTGGTGGTGGAGTTGACGGTGGAAGAGGTGGAGCGCGAGATCGCGCCGGGCTCGCGCTATATGTTCTGGACCTTCGGCGGCACCGTGCCGGGCAAGATGATACGGGTGAGGGAGGGCGATACGGTGGAGCTGCACCTGAGAAATCTGGCCAGCAACAAGCTGCCCCACAATATCGATCTGCACGCTGTGACCGGTCCTGGCGGCGGCGCGCCGCAAACGCTGGTTGCGCCTGGCAAGCAGGCAGTGTTCACATTCAAGGCGCTGAATCCTGGCCTTTTCGTCTATCACTGCGCCACTGCGCCGGTGGGCATGCATATCGCCAACGGCATGTACGGCATGATACTGGTGCAGCCCAGGACGCCGCTGCCCAAGGTGAGCCGCGAGTATTACGTGATGCAGGGCGACTTCTACACTAGCACGGGCTATCGGGCCGGCGGCCTGCAACCGTTCGACATGCAGAAAGCGATAGACGAGAAACCCACCTACGTCTTGTTTAATGGCGCGGACCGGGCGCTGACGGGCAAGAACGCGCTCACGGCCAAGGCTGGCGAGAAGGTGCGGATTTACTTTGGCGTGGGCGGCCCGAATTTGACGTCCAGCTTTCACATCATCGGCGCCATTTTCGACAAGGTCTACACCGAGGGCGGCGCCAATTTCCAGCGCAACGTCCAAACCACGCTGGTGCCGGCGGGCGGCTCCACCATCGTAGAGTTCACGCCCAAGGTGCCCGGCAATCTGACCCTGGTGGATCACTCCATCACCCGCGCCTTTAACAAGGGCGCCATCGGCCTGCTGTCGGTCAGCGGGCCGGATCGGCCCGATATCTACGGCAAGGGGCAGATCAGCGCCATGGGCGAACTGGCGCCCGCAGTGAAAACCGCGCCGGGCGAGGAGGCGCCGGTGAACGCGGAGCCGCCGCAGCCGCGCGAAAACAGGCCGGCCGATCATGGCCAGTCCGTGTTTGCCAAAAACTGCGTGGCCTGCCACCAGGCCAATGCCCAGGGTGTGCCCGGCGTGTTTCCGCCGCTGGCGGATTCTGATCTGATTCAAAAAACGCCGCTGGAGGCGGCGCGCATCATCCTGGGAGGGCGTGCCGGCCAGTTGCTGGTGAATGGGGTGAGCTACAACGGCGTGATGCCGTCGCTGGACCTGTCTGACGAAGAGGTGGCGGATGTGCTGAACTACGTCAGCGTCCACTTCAACAAGGGCAAGCCTGTGGTGACGGTGGAGGACGTGAAGACGCTGAGGGCGCAAAAGCCATGAAATGGCGAGCCGGGTGGCTGGCGGCGTGCACGGGGCTGGCCTGGATCCAGGCTGCCGCGGCGGGCCAATACGTGGACATTGCCGGCGGCCGCTTCCGCAGCGCAATGTCTGTCGATGGCGCCGCCGTAACCGTGGCGGCTTACAAGCTGCGAGCCGAGCCGGTCACCAATGCCGAGTTCCTAGGTTTTGTGCTCAGCCATCCCCAGTGGCGTCGAGATCGCGCGCCAGCCTTGTTCGCCGCTGCGGGCTATCTTGCCGCGTGGCGAACGGCGAGCGATTACGGGAAATTGCTCGCCCGCGCCCCGGTGACGCAGGTGAGCTGGTACGCCGCGCGCGCCTATTGCGCCAGCGAAGGCGCGAGACTGCCCACCTGGCACGAATGGGAGAGAGCCGCGGCCGCCGATGACAAGCGCGCCGATGCGCGCGACGACCCGGCCTGGCGTGAGCAGATACTGCGCTGGTATGAACAGCCCGGCGGACGCGGGCTGCCATCTGTGGGGCGGGATGTCAATTTTTGGGGCGTCGCCGACTTGCATGGCTCCATCTACGAATGGGTGGAGGACTTCAACGGCCTGTTTGTTTCCACCGATAGCCGTGCGCAGGGCGAGCAGCGCACCCTGGCCACCTGTGGCGCGGCGGCCCTGTCGCTGGGCGATCGGGAAAACTACGCCATCTTGATGCGAATCGCCATGTTGGTGGCGCTGAATGGCAACGACGCGCCGCAAGTCATGGGCTTTCGTTGCGCCAAGGATAGCGAGGAGAGGGCACCATGAGTGGATGGAAAAGAAACGGGGCGCTTGCCAGCCTGGCGGCATGGTGTTCGCTGGCGATGGCGGCAACCGTGCCGGGCGACTCCCTGTATCAATTGCGCGAGCCGCTGACCGATCAAAACGGAAAGCCGTTTCAGATGGCGGAATTGGCCGGCAAGCCTGCGCTGCTGACCATGTTTTACGGCAGCTGCCAGCTGGCCTGCCCCCTGGTGATCCATAATATGCAAACCACGATGGCGGCTTTGCCACCGGCCGCGCGGGGCAAGGTGGAAGCGCTGTTGATCAGCCTCAATCCACGGGAGGACAAGGTGGTGACGCTGAAACAATTGGCCAAGGAGCACGGCATGGATGGGGCGGGCTGGCTGTGGCTGGTGAGCGATTCGGATGAGCACACGCGCGGCTTGGCCGCCAGCCTGGGAATCCGCTATCGCCGCTTGGAGAGCGGCGCCATCAATCATTCAACGCGCATCCTGCTGCTGGATGGCCAGGGCAGAATCGCGGCTGCTGTGGATGATGTGGGGCCGAATCCCGATCCAACCCTCGTTGCCAAACTGCGCGCGCTGGCGCGCTGAGCGGACGCTGCCGGCCCCAGCCCCATCGCGTTGCGCATTTGCATGGCTGCGTGGCGCATGGCGGCGCGACAAGGCCGAACTGTCAAAACAACCGCTCCTGCCCATAATAAACAATGGCGCTTTCACATCGGCAGCCTCGGATTCATCCGTCAAACCAGGGGTGGTTCAATCTAAGTCACTGCCGCCTCAACTAGAGACTCTCCGTGCAAAAGAGGAACCGCCGCCATGGCGCAGCGAGAGATGGTGCTGAATATCACGCTACTGGGCATCCCTGCCGCCGCATTATTGGCGGCGTTGTCATACCACTTTGGCGGATGGGGGCCAGACTGGCCTGACGCACTCGCATGGTCTGCGCTGCCGGCTTTGTTTGTCCTGGTTTACGACGCTGCGCGCGCGCTGTGGCAAAAGCACATGGGCGTGGATGTTCTGGCGATTTTGTCCATCCTGGTCGCTCTGCAGATGGGGGAGCATGCCACCGCGGCTGTCATAGCCGCGATGGCGGCCAGCGGCCGTTTGCTGGAAAGCTATGCGGCCGGTCGAGCCGTCAGGGAAATGGAAGCGCTGCTGCAAAACGTGCCGCGATTGGCTCACCGCCTTAACGGGGAGCAGATCCAAACCGTTCCGGCAAATGACATCCGCCCTGGCGACACGCTGCTGGTGAAGCAGGGGGAGATGGTTCCGGTGGATGGCCCTCTCGCCAGCCCCGCGGCATCGCTAGATGAATCCTCGCTGACCGGCGAGGCGCTGCCTATTTTGCAAACTTCCGGCGACTTGCTGCGCAGCGGAGCGCTTAACGCCGGCGACAGCTTCCGCATGATCGCGGCCAAGCGCGCCGCAGACAGCACATTCAGCGCCATCGTCATGCTAGTGCAGCAGGCTGCCGCCGCTAAGTCCCCCGCCACCCGCATGGCAGACCGTTACGCAGCCTGGTTTATTCCGTTGACGGTTCTCCTGGCCGGCGCTGCTTGGCTCATCAGCGGCGACCCGATACGCGCGCTGGCCGTTCTGGTTGTCGCTACCCCATGTCCCTTGCTGCTGGCGGTGCCGGTTGCCCAGGTGTCCGGCATCTCTCGTTGCGCCGGGCGCGGCGTCCTGGTCAAGGGCGGCGCGGCGCTGGAGGGCTTGGCGCAGGCGGATACGCTGTTTTTCGACAAGACTGGCACCCTGACTGGCGGACAGGCCAAGCTGATTGGCATCCGCGGGCATGGCCAGCATGAGGCTGGCGAGTTGCTGCGGCTGGTTGCCGCGCTGGATCAGATGTCCTGCCATGTGCTGGCGACCGCGATTTTGCGCGCCGCACATGAGCGGGGCGTGACGGAGCTTCCACTGCCTGAGGGGGTGGAGGAAACTGCCGGAGCCGGCATCTGCGGGCGGGTGGATGGCAGGCGGGTTGCCGCCGGCACGCCGGCATTCATCCTGGCCCGGGCGGCAAGTGAGCCATGGCTGGATGCCGAGATCAAACGCCTGGCGGTGGAGGGGGCCACGGGGGTATTCGTCGCCATAGACGGCAAGCTGGAAGGGCTATTGGAGCTGTCCGATCCGCTGCGGCTGGAGACTCCACGCGCTTTGCGCTTGTTGCGGCGGGCAGGCGTGCGCCGCATCGCCATGCTGACCGGGGACAAGCGCGAGGTTGCAGAGTCGATAGGCAGCGGCATCGGGGTGGACGAGGTGCATGCGGAGCTGTCGCCGGCCGGTAAGCTGGCCCGCATTGCGGAAGCCGCGCAATCGCATTGCACCATGATGATAGGCGATGGCGTAAACGACGCGCCTGCGCTCGCGTCGGCTCAGCTTGGCGTGGCCATGGGCGCGCGCGGCGCGGCGGCAGCGGCGGAAAGCGCAGGGGTGGTGCTGCTGATCGACAAGCTGGACCGCCTGGCTGAAGCCAAGATGATAGCCGTGGCGACGATGCGGATCGCCCGGCAAAGTGTCGCGCTGGGCATGGCGTTGTCGTTGTTGGCGATGCTTGTCGCGGCCGCGGGCTACTTGCCGCCGCTGGACGGGGCGCTGCTGCAGGAGGCGATAGACGTGGCGGCCATCCTAAACGCCTTGAACGCCTTAAGGATACGTCCGCTGCTCAGCAATCGGACCCGCCTGGCCGCCGACAAAGTGCAAGCGCTGCGCGAGGAGCATCAGAAACTGGAGCCGCTGTTGGCCCAGTTATCGGACTTGGCCAGGGCCTTGCCGACGATGATGCCTGATCGGCAGGTGCAGGCATTGCAGGCGCTGAATGGCGTGTTGCGAAACGAGCTGATCCCCCATGAGCAGGAGGATGAACAAGCGCTTTATCCGGCAGTGTCGTCGCTTTTGGGCGGCGATGATCCGCTGGCGGCATTGAGTCGCAGCCATCAGGAGATTTTTCGCGGCATCCATCGGCTGTCGCGGCTCTTCGATCCGCTGCAGAGTCCCATTCCCGAGCCTGTCATTCAGGATATCCAGCGCACGCTTTATGGTTTGGAGGCGGTGCTGCGGCTGCATTTCGCACAGGAGAACGAGCTGTTCAGCAGCCTAAGCCCCTGAAGGCTCCTCGAATTCAAAGCCAATGGCCGCAAAGGAAATGGCGTCGGCCGGCATCCGGGCTAAGTTTGACTTAAGCTTGGTAGGCTAAAGTGAAAATTGCCCTAATGTAGGGTGTGGCGCCGGAGTGACTGGCACCTTTAACGATGTTTCACGCAGGAGGCTTGATCATGTCCATCGCTCCCATTTCCACCACGAGCACGAGTCCGCAAGCATTGACTCTGGGGCCCCTCCGCCATGCCCATGCGGCCGTTCCGGCGCAAACTGCGCAGGCAAGCCCCGCATCCGTCCAGGACAAGGTGTCCATCAGCAGCGCGGGGAGAGCCAAGCAGCAGGAAGAGGCCGCCGAGTCCGCGACCCAGGCTGCCAAAGAAAACGAGAGCGGAGAAGGCTAAACGCCATCTCCGCAATCATGCTTCTGTGGTGCCGCTGACCCAACATGGACGTGTTAGGTGAGGGCGAGTCCATGTTTTTTATCGGTTTTGCTGATATTGGCCAGATTATTTAATCCTCCCCATCCAGTCCGTGAGTAATGGCCGGCATTGCTACTGCTGATGGGCGCTGGCTGGCAGCCAAAACCTGCAGCCGTTTGAGCAGATGGGCCGCAGGCTGCCCGGCAATGCGTGGCGGCTGGCAGAGCGGCCGCCGACTGTACGTCTCATATGAAAAATATCAACGTCATAACATACAATATCCACAAAGGCATGTCGCCGTTGAACCGGCATGTGCGCGTGGGGGATATGGCGGAGGCGCTGGCGGGACTGGGGCCGGACATGCTGTTTTTGCAGGAGGTGCAGGGGCGGAATCTGGAGCGCGCCCTGCGTCATCAACGCTGGCCGCTTCAGCCGCAGCATCATTACCTGGCCGAACGGCTGTCCCATCGCGCGGTTTACGGACTCAATGCCAGCTATGAGCACGGACATCACGGCAATGCGCTGCTGACGCGGTTCAAAGTGGCACAGTGGTGCAATCGTGATATTTCAGTCAACCGCTTTGAAAGCCGCGGCGTCTTGCAGTGCATGGTGCAGCCCGAGGGCTGGAGCAAGCCGGTGGTGGCGCTGTGCGGGCACTTCAATTTGCTGGCGTTTGACCGGCGCAAGCAGTACCGGGGTTTGGCGCGCTATGTGCAGGAAGCCATCGCGGAGCATCAGCCGCTGATCCTGGCCGGAGATTTCAATGATTGGCGCGGCGAGGCCAGCGCCTTGCTGAAGGGCGAGCTGGGCTTGGAGGAGGTGTTTCTGCAATTGCATGGCAGCCACGCCCAGAGCTTTCCGGCGCGCATGCCCATGCTGACGCTGGATCGCATTTATGTGCGCGGCCTGAGGGCGGAGTCGGCGCGGGTGCTGTCCGGACGGCCATGGTCCGTCCTTTCGGACCATCTGCCGCTATGCGCGGAGCTGAGTCTGGCGTGAGTTTGTCCGGAGCGGCATAAAACAAAAAATGCTTAGCAATGAATGAATTTTCATATTGCAAAGCATTTTCTGCAATATGGCGACAGTTTCATATAATTTTCCGCAAGGCGGTTGACGCTAAGCGAAAAAACATGTTCAATCTCAATCAAACTTATCGCCGATTTGACACAGCTTGCGGGCGTAAAACAGCTAAAGCGTGGGTAGACAGACCCAGCATCAGTGAACCTGTCTACAGCCAATCTTCCGGATCATCCGCAGATTCCCACAGCAAAGCCCGCCGCAGCCATCGGCGGGCTTTGTGCTTTGGGAGTGTTAGGAATGATTCATCTGCAAAATGTCCAAAAACGGTTCCGCCATCCGGAAGGCGGTTGGTTCGACGCCGTGGCGGAGACCTCGCTGTCCATCCGCGAGGGCGAAGTCTTCGGCCTGATCGGCTTCTCCGGCGCCGGCAAGTCCACCTTGCTGCGCCTGATCAATCTGCTGGAGCGCCCCGATGCCGGCGCCGTGATCGTGGATGGTCAGGACCTGACCAGCCTGTCTCCCAAAAAACTGCGCGCCGCGCGCCAGAACATCGGCATGGTGTTCCAGCAGTTCAATCTGCTGGCCAATCGCACGGTGGCGGGCAATGTGGCTTTTCCGCTGGAAATCGCCGGCTGGAGTAAGGCCGACATCGAAAAGCGCGTGGCAGAATGCCTGGCCGTGGTCGGCCTGGAAGACCGCGCGGGACACTATCCGGCCCAGCTGTCCGGGGGGCAGAAGCAGCGCGTGGGCATCGCCCGCGCCCTGGCGCCGCGTCCGCACGTGATCCTGGCCGATGAGCCGACTTCGGCGCTCGATCCCAAAACCACCCAATCCATCCTTGATTGCTTGAAAGACATCAATGCGCGTTTTGGCGTGACCATCGTCATCGTCACGCATGAAATGCATGTGGTGCGCAGCATCTGCCATCGCGCCGCGGTGCTGGACCAGGGCCGCGTGGTGGAAGTGGTGGATGTCAAGAATTCGGAAGTGGAGGCGGAGTCCGCTCTGGCCCGCTCCCTGCTGGAGGCCGCGTAATGGATGCCGCAACCCTGAGCGAAGCGCTGCAAAACCTGCAGTCCATGAGTCCGGAAATCTGGCAGGCCTGCCAGGAAACCGGCGTGATGCTGGGCATAGGCTTGGCCGCCGCCATTCTCTTGGGCGGTCCGCTGGGCGTGATTCTTTATCTGTCCCAGCCTGGGCAATTGTTCGCCAATCGGGCGGTCAACGGCGTGCTGAGCTGGCTGGTGAATCTGGTGCGCTCCTTCCCCTTCATCATCCTGATGGTGGTACTAATCCCGCTGACCCGCGCCCTGGTGGGCAGCACCATCGGCCCGGTGGCGGCGTCGGTGCCGCTGGCTTTCGCCGCCATTCCGTACTTCGCCCGCCTGGTGGAGCAGACGCTGCGCGAGATCCCGCGCGGCGTGGTGGAGGCGGCCGAGGCCATGGGCGCGAGCCCGGCGCAGATCATCTTCAAGGTGCTGATCAATGAAGCCCGTTCCGGCCTGATTTCCAGCCTCACCATCCTGACCATCAGCTTTCTCAGCTATACCGCGGTAGCCGGCGTGGTGGGCGGCGGCGGCATAGGCGACTTGGCCATTCGCTACGGTTACTACCGCTTCCAGACCGATGTGATGGTGGCCATGGTGCTGCTGCTGGTGTTGCTGGTCCAGATCATTCAGCTGCTGGGCAACCGCCTGGCGGCCAAGCTCGACAAACGTTGATTTTCAAGACGCGCAGAATTTAAAGGAGAGAAAAATGCGTAGATTCGTCATCAAAGCCGTTGCCGCATCCGTCGTGGGCCTGGCCTTCGCAGGAAACGCCCTGGCCGCCGACCCGGCCAAGAAACAAATCGTCATCGGCACCACCGTCGGCGACTTCGGCGACATGGTCAAGCAGTCCATCAAGCCGCAGCTGGAAAAGCAGGGCTATGCCGTGAAACTGGTGGAGTTCACCGACTACGTGCGCCCGAACCTGGCGCTGCAGGAAGGTTCGCTGGACGTAAACGTATTCCAGCACAAACCCTACCTCGACAACTTCGCCAAGGAACACAAGCTGTCCCTGAAGGAGGTGTTCCAGGTGCCGACCGCGCCGCTGGGCATCTATCCGGGCAAGCTGAAGTCGCTGAAGGACGTCAAGCCGGGCGTGACCGTGGCCGCGCCTAACGATCCGTCCAATTTCGCCCGCGTGCTGGTGATGCTGAACGACCTGGGCTGGGTCAAGCTGAAGCCTGGCA harbors:
- a CDS encoding PqiB family protein — encoded protein: MSSETPQTPPEADLPQAVPVRRRRWAPSLVWLIPVVAALIGGWLAVHAVLSRGPIITIAFQNAEGIEAGKTRIKYKDVEIGEVTSVALSPNRQSIIATAQLSQQAADYLAEDSRFWVVRPRISGGGVTGLGTVLSGSYIGMDIGKSAARKTDFVGLENPPIINADLPGHTFFLRADNLGSLNTGSPVYFRRVPVGQVTGYELDPKGGFVRVSIFIGAPYDRFVTANSRFWHASGVDVSLSADGLNVSTQSLAAIALGGIAFETPLTDNGGVPLSDRNFILHATREKALQNPDREMQPFRLRFHQSLRGLSVGAPVDFRGIPIGEVTAIGVEYVPERKDFDMTVDIRTYPSRLDTLSRSGHISGKLSPQLLIANGMRAQLRAGNLLTGQLYVALDFFRDAPPAKLIVRNGLPELPTIPGDLEELQRVLQRIVKRLDAIPFDGIGKEASASLKSLQQTLDSVKQLSDGLNQQTVPQAGKTLEQLQQTLEATRQAMKADSPLQQDVRAAAQEVKETARSFRALADYLDRHPEALVRGKEKQP
- a CDS encoding PqiC family protein, with translation MIKHWMSAALLAAGLMGCASPPARFYGLDAPALSPAAVQFGKRVMVGPVSLPAALDRPQLVLDDGNGELRLQEYARWSAPLDRLLAQNLAAGVSRAGGVASVYAYPQPGMDGGDLRYTLDVRRLSLRPGRGVGMDAVWQLLRTADGAVLASGAFSRDSAVSRPDAAALLTACQGMLAELAAEMALPLRQHPQWWQRDAAQPAAQK
- a CDS encoding Hsp70 family protein, whose product is MTVQTASRACGIDFGTSNSTAGWLRPGHDTLLQLEDGKITLPSVVFFNYEEDHASYGRAALAEYMDGYEGRLMRSLKSLLGSSLMDSQTEVQGKALPFRYLLKLFIQELKQRAEKAAGRGFDHVVLGRPVYFVDDNPQADQLAEDTLAAIAREAGFKEISFQLEPIAAAFDYESSIQKEELVLIVDIGGGTSDFTLIRLSPERRAHGERRDDILATGGVHIGGTDFDRQLSLHGVMPLFGFKTRLRNNAEMPSSQYFNLATWHTINFAYTRKAWMDLQDVHRDAAEPQKLDRLFKLIQERAGHWLAMEVEAAKIALSDQDSHRLLMDPIERGLHCDLARVDFEGSIASLLDRVATTVCRLLDDAGLQAERVDTVFFTGGSSGVPALRAGVRALLPNAHHVEGNLFGSIGSGLAIEAMKRYG
- the nirK gene encoding copper-containing nitrite reductase, producing MGQKRSGKWALCGVLAGLMAGGHAAAAFAEGKDLPIVHETLVAPPNLPPPITRMAPAKVVVELTVEEVEREIAPGSRYMFWTFGGTVPGKMIRVREGDTVELHLRNLASNKLPHNIDLHAVTGPGGGAPQTLVAPGKQAVFTFKALNPGLFVYHCATAPVGMHIANGMYGMILVQPRTPLPKVSREYYVMQGDFYTSTGYRAGGLQPFDMQKAIDEKPTYVLFNGADRALTGKNALTAKAGEKVRIYFGVGGPNLTSSFHIIGAIFDKVYTEGGANFQRNVQTTLVPAGGSTIVEFTPKVPGNLTLVDHSITRAFNKGAIGLLSVSGPDRPDIYGKGQISAMGELAPAVKTAPGEEAPVNAEPPQPRENRPADHGQSVFAKNCVACHQANAQGVPGVFPPLADSDLIQKTPLEAARIILGGRAGQLLVNGVSYNGVMPSLDLSDEEVADVLNYVSVHFNKGKPVVTVEDVKTLRAQKP
- a CDS encoding formylglycine-generating enzyme family protein, producing the protein MKWRAGWLAACTGLAWIQAAAAGQYVDIAGGRFRSAMSVDGAAVTVAAYKLRAEPVTNAEFLGFVLSHPQWRRDRAPALFAAAGYLAAWRTASDYGKLLARAPVTQVSWYAARAYCASEGARLPTWHEWERAAAADDKRADARDDPAWREQILRWYEQPGGRGLPSVGRDVNFWGVADLHGSIYEWVEDFNGLFVSTDSRAQGEQRTLATCGAAALSLGDRENYAILMRIAMLVALNGNDAPQVMGFRCAKDSEERAP
- a CDS encoding SCO family protein; protein product: MSGWKRNGALASLAAWCSLAMAATVPGDSLYQLREPLTDQNGKPFQMAELAGKPALLTMFYGSCQLACPLVIHNMQTTMAALPPAARGKVEALLISLNPREDKVVTLKQLAKEHGMDGAGWLWLVSDSDEHTRGLAASLGIRYRRLESGAINHSTRILLLDGQGRIAAAVDDVGPNPDPTLVAKLRALAR